AAGTATTGCCAAGCTATGTGTATGCTGACTTATCTTTTTTATTGGTATATTTTGGATAGTATCATATCCATCCCAGAAACATTTTTTATTATTATTCCAGAAGACCTTTTTAACTCTTTTTTCTATTTTTTCTGCCATTATCAGATATCTGTTTGCTTTTTCAGGTTTTTTCAGAATATTTGATATGGTAGCCATAGTCCTTAAAGTAGAAAGATACATAAGATTAAACAGACAGGAAAACCCATCTTTATACAAAGGAGCCCAGTCAAGAAAAACCCAGTATTCAGGCATCTTCCCCAGTAGATAATTCTTTTCTATATAACTGTTAAAAAATCCCATTGCTTTTTCTATCCTGTCATACTGTTCTTTCATCAACGACTTATCTCCGGTATATCTGTAATAATCAAAATGTGTCTGTATCCAGGTCATTGTAAAATCAGGTAAAATACATCCTACTGCTATTGTAGGAAAATGTCCATAGGTAAGCCCATTTGATATCTGAGATTGTCCTGCCTGTCTTATACCTCTTCTGAAAAGACGCATATCACCACCCAATCCATAGTATGTATTTACTGCCTGAACCCTCGCATCTCCCCACCATTGCGCCTGTTCTCTCCATGGACAATCAATATATGCATCTAAACTACAGCATATCTGTGTTCTTATACACATATCCCATATCTGGTTTAACCACTCATCTGATGTTTTAAATATTGCTTTCTTCTCAAATGGATAAGAAACCTCTCTAATATATACTCTTTTAATCTTCAATGGCTTATTTACATTTCTTACAGTCAGAGAAAGATATCTGAAACCATGGATATAGAATGTCTCAAATATCTGCTTCCCTTTCCTTAAAATATATCTATCTGAAATGGAAACTTTAGAGCCGGTTTGAGTATCTTTTATACACAGATGTCCCTCTTCATTAAGTAATTCCGCAGTTGTAAAATCTATTACTTCTCCACCTATACCCTCCACCTCTACTCCTAAAAAACCTACTACTTCAACACCTGCATCAAATATTATGTTTATATGTTTATCTGAAGGGAATGGTAAAATCATCGTATAGGTATCATCTTCTCTTAACATATTTGCAATGTTTTTTATTTTTGAACAATCCCTGCACTCTGTTTTTATTTCTTCAAGATAGACAGAAGTAATATTTCGCATGTTTTCCCAGTATTTATAATTTCTACCATAGAAAAAATTAAGAACTTCTCTAAATCCCATTTTTTCTTCTTTCAAAAGAGGTATCCCTCTTTCTTCAAAATTTAACCATGGTAAACATCCTGCCATTCTATATTTTGGGCTATTCCATCCATCTTTTCCCTCATTTATATTTGCAGACGACTTCCAATCACTTTCAGTCATTCTGGCATCAAAACATTCCTGATAACCCATCTGGGTTGACCTTCTTATCATATCCTGTTTATGCCCGAATGACTTCTTAACCAACCATCCATTATCTGGACAGGTACTTATATCAACTTCTCCTATCTTTCCTTCAACAATTAATCCTCCTGCACCACCGTATATTGACTGAAAAGTCCCATGTCCGCATTGATGAACAATTATTGCAATAAAATTCTTACCCTTCTTAAGATATTTTGAAATCTCTACTATATCAACAGGATAATTTTCAGGATAACCCCTCGCTGGACCATAACAGACATATTCCTCGTTAATATAAAGCTTATACCTTGTATCTGCTGTTATTTTTATCTCTACAGGATGTTCAGGAATATCATTAAGAATAAATTCCTTTCTGGCAAGCATATATACATTCACATCATCATATCCATAGTGATCATACCATATCCATCTTGCATTTTGAAACATCTTCCTCCTCCATTTTATAACGTTATAATTATACAACTTCCAGAATTTATATGATAGATGATTTCTGGTATAATAAAAAGACCTATGAAAGGATACTATGAAAGAGATAGAAAAACAACTACAGATTATAAAAAGGAATGCGGTGGAAGTAATTGAGGAGGATGAATTAAGAAACAAACTGAAAAACTCCCTTGTTAAAAATATTCCTTTAAGGATAAAATACGGAATTGACCCCACTGCTCCTGAAATACATATTGGACATACCGTCCCTATCAGTAAATTGAAGGATTTTCAGGATTTAGGGCATAAGATATTATTTTTAATAGGTGACTTCACTGCAAGAATAGGAGACCCTACAGGAAGAAAAGAAACCAGGCCTATACTTTCAGAAGAACAGATTAAAAATAATCTTTCAAGATACAAAGAACAGGTAGGAAAAATATTAGACCTTTCAAAGACAGAGTTCGTATATAACTCCCACTGGCTCGCTAAACTTACACTGGAAGAAATTGTTAAACTTACTTCTATCTTCACTATTGCCCAGATACTTGAAAGGGAAGACTTTTCTCAGAGATATAAATCAAATAAACCCATATTTTTCCACGAATTTTTATATCCTCTCCTTCAGGGATATGACTCTTATGTACTAAAAGCAGATGTGGAAATAGGTGCTACGGAACAGAAGTTTAACCTGCTTGCAGGAAGGACAATACAGGAAGCACTGGGACAGGAAAAACAGATTATAATTACAATGCCTATATTACGTGGAACAGATGGTAAACTAAAAATGAGCAAAACATACAACAACCATATACCAATAGAAACATCACCGGATGATATGTTTGGGAAGGTAATGTCTATTCCTGATGACTTAATGGAAGAGTATTTTTATCTATTAACCTCTATTGACGTTGATGTATTCAAGGAACTCATAAAAGATAATCCCAGACAGGCAAAGGGATTACTTGCAAAAGAAATTGTAAAAAGATTTTTTGATGAAAAAACTGCTAAGGAGGCAGAAGCAGAGTTTGATAGGATATTTAAAGAAAAACAGACACCTGATGAGATACCTGAATTTTTTATAGATAAAGAAGAGATATCTATTTTAGACCTTCTTTTTAACTCAGGGCTCCTACCTTCAAAAACAGAGGCAAGAAGGATGATAACACAGAAAGCAGTGAAACTTGACAATGATGTAATAGATGACCCTTATGCAAAAATTTCTGTAAAGGATGGACAGGTATTAAAGGTAGGTAAAAGAAGATTTCTACGTATTAAGGTAAAGGAGTAAAGTATGGAAGAGATACGAAAACTTCTTACTATTTATGGCAAAAAAATTGTAGAAAAAGGACTTGTAGCAGGACCTGGTGGAAATATCAGTGCAAGAGAAGGTAATTATGTCTTCCTTTCTCCGAGTGGTTTTTTTCTTGATGAAATAGATGAAAAAGAATGGGTAAAGGTGGATATACAAACCGGCAAAATTTTTGGGAATTTAAGACCGACCTGTGAGATATCAATGCATCTCGGAATATATATGGAAAGGGAAGATGTAAAGGCAGTGTTCCATACACACCCACCCATTACCACAGGACTTATATCTGCAGATGTAAAGTTTAAACCTGTATTTCCTGACTATGTAGCCTTATTTGGAAGATATGTACCTGTTATTGAGTATGTTGTTCCTGGTGGAGAAGCAATAAGGAAGGCAGTGGTAAGTAAAATAAAGGCTTGTAATGTGGTACTCCTTAAAAATCATGGTGCTGTATGTATTGGTACTACACTGAAAGAAGCATTTGCAAGAAGCTGGCTACTTGAAGATACAGCAAAAACAATACTTGCAGGTAAAATTGCTGGTTCCCTCAGATATCTTAACCTTAAAGAAATTGAAGGTATAGAAAATTTAGAGGCAGAGGATTATAGAAAAGCATTGTTAAAAAAAGATATGAGATGAAGCACATCTGGAAGATAAAAAATAAAACATTAGAGATAAAGAATTTCCTTATAATGGGGATATTGAATACATCGCCTGATTCATTTTATAGTGATTCAAGTTATCCTGATGTTATGTCTGCTTTAAAAAGAGCGAAGGAAATGATAGAAGAAGGTGCGGATATTATAGATATAGGTGGACAGTCAACGAGACCTGGAAGTAAAGAGATACCTGTAGAAGAAGAGATAACCAGAACAGTCCCTGTGATAAGAGAACTTTCTAAAGAAACAGATATACTTATATCCTGTGACACATATAAAGCAAAAGTTGCAGAGATGGCACTTGAAGCAGGTGCATCTATTATAAATGATATTTCTGCCTTTTCAATAGACACTAAACTTTTTAATATAATAAAAGATACTGATTGTGGTTATGTAGTTATGCATATGAAAGGTACC
The window above is part of the bacterium genome. Proteins encoded here:
- a CDS encoding family 78 glycoside hydrolase catalytic domain, with amino-acid sequence MFQNARWIWYDHYGYDDVNVYMLARKEFILNDIPEHPVEIKITADTRYKLYINEEYVCYGPARGYPENYPVDIVEISKYLKKGKNFIAIIVHQCGHGTFQSIYGGAGGLIVEGKIGEVDISTCPDNGWLVKKSFGHKQDMIRRSTQMGYQECFDARMTESDWKSSANINEGKDGWNSPKYRMAGCLPWLNFEERGIPLLKEEKMGFREVLNFFYGRNYKYWENMRNITSVYLEEIKTECRDCSKIKNIANMLREDDTYTMILPFPSDKHINIIFDAGVEVVGFLGVEVEGIGGEVIDFTTAELLNEEGHLCIKDTQTGSKVSISDRYILRKGKQIFETFYIHGFRYLSLTVRNVNKPLKIKRVYIREVSYPFEKKAIFKTSDEWLNQIWDMCIRTQICCSLDAYIDCPWREQAQWWGDARVQAVNTYYGLGGDMRLFRRGIRQAGQSQISNGLTYGHFPTIAVGCILPDFTMTWIQTHFDYYRYTGDKSLMKEQYDRIEKAMGFFNSYIEKNYLLGKMPEYWVFLDWAPLYKDGFSCLFNLMYLSTLRTMATISNILKKPEKANRYLIMAEKIEKRVKKVFWNNNKKCFWDGYDTIQNIPIKKISQHTHSLAILLDINRKYHRLWAEEILLPPMRQKPLTHPNIIEASPFFYYYVIEALKKVGGYEKQIMDFIKSRWGKMLDSGATTCWEMWNPDPGVTSLCHAWSAHPIVHFIEIIGGVRPVSYNWNVMKKYSFLTYINFAKLYIPTLSGDIIVEIEKDKRKIETRPDIKIL
- the tyrS gene encoding tyrosine--tRNA ligase; translated protein: MKEIEKQLQIIKRNAVEVIEEDELRNKLKNSLVKNIPLRIKYGIDPTAPEIHIGHTVPISKLKDFQDLGHKILFLIGDFTARIGDPTGRKETRPILSEEQIKNNLSRYKEQVGKILDLSKTEFVYNSHWLAKLTLEEIVKLTSIFTIAQILEREDFSQRYKSNKPIFFHEFLYPLLQGYDSYVLKADVEIGATEQKFNLLAGRTIQEALGQEKQIIITMPILRGTDGKLKMSKTYNNHIPIETSPDDMFGKVMSIPDDLMEEYFYLLTSIDVDVFKELIKDNPRQAKGLLAKEIVKRFFDEKTAKEAEAEFDRIFKEKQTPDEIPEFFIDKEEISILDLLFNSGLLPSKTEARRMITQKAVKLDNDVIDDPYAKISVKDGQVLKVGKRRFLRIKVKE
- a CDS encoding class II aldolase/adducin family protein; this encodes MEEIRKLLTIYGKKIVEKGLVAGPGGNISAREGNYVFLSPSGFFLDEIDEKEWVKVDIQTGKIFGNLRPTCEISMHLGIYMEREDVKAVFHTHPPITTGLISADVKFKPVFPDYVALFGRYVPVIEYVVPGGEAIRKAVVSKIKACNVVLLKNHGAVCIGTTLKEAFARSWLLEDTAKTILAGKIAGSLRYLNLKEIEGIENLEAEDYRKALLKKDMR
- the folP gene encoding dihydropteroate synthase; protein product: MKHIWKIKNKTLEIKNFLIMGILNTSPDSFYSDSSYPDVMSALKRAKEMIEEGADIIDIGGQSTRPGSKEIPVEEEITRTVPVIRELSKETDILISCDTYKAKVAEMALEAGASIINDISAFSIDTKLFNIIKDTDCGYVVMHMKGTPEDMQVNPFYEDVFSEVFQFLKEKLKLIEKEGIDIERIVIDPGIGFGKRFEDNLTLLKNIEKFNELGRPVLLGTSRKSFIGKILNNISPEYRLEGSLASAVVGYIKGVKIFRVHDVKETRRALEVVDAIERG